One genomic window of Trichosurus vulpecula isolate mTriVul1 chromosome X, mTriVul1.pri, whole genome shotgun sequence includes the following:
- the SLC7A3 gene encoding cationic amino acid transporter 3, with amino-acid sequence MLGQALRRFGQKLVRRKALEPGVGESRFARCLSTLDLVALGVGSTLGAGVYVLAGEVAKDKAGPAIVICFLVAAMASVLAGLCYAEFGARVPRTGSAYLYSYVTVGELWAFTTGWNLILSYVIGTASVARAWSSAFDSLIGNHISLALRGTVSLHVPRVLAEYPDFFALGLVLLLTGLLALGASESALVTKIFTGVNLLVLGFIIIAGFIKGDTHNWQLTQKDYEEEASGRNANHSLGSLGSGGFVPFGVDGILRGAATCFYAFVGFDCIATTGEEARDPQRSIPMGIVVSLLVCFVAYFGVSAALTLMMPYYLLQPESPLPEAFGYVGWAPARYLVAVGSLCALSTSLLGSMFPMPRVIYAMAEDGLLFQAFARVHSRTHTPLVATFVSGITAALMAFLFELNDLVDLMSIGTLLAYSLVAVCVLILRYQPHELIQPKVDQAVELQWPQEDKEEPEPENELLTLRSLLCPSHSVPTQLSGHIVYVAVSILAVVMISLCLVLAHWAEQLRAGNPTWVTVSALLLVLLIVTVTIIWRQPQSPTSLHFKVPALPFLPVLSIFVNVYLMMQMKAGTWARFGVWMVVGFAIYFTYGIRNSLEGQNEPAPSPPNRAKTPEGRSPVAPSI; translated from the exons ATGCTTGGCCAGGCCCTAAGGCGCTTCGGGCAGAAGCTTGTTAGGAGGAAGGCCCTGGAACCAGGTGTGGGGGAGAGCCGCTTTGCCCGATGCCTGAGCACCCTGGATCTGGTGGCCCTAGGTGTGGGCAGCACATTGGGTGCAGGTGTCTATGTGCTGGCTGGTGAAGTGGCTAAGGACAAAGCTGGCCCGGCCATTGTAATCTGCTTCCTGGTAGCTGCCATGGCCTCTGTGCTGGCTGGGCTCTGCTATGCTGAGTTTGGGGCCCGAGTCCCCCGGACTGGCTCAGCTTACCTTTACAGTTATGTCACTGTGGGGGAGCTCTGGGCCTTCACCACCGGCTGGAACCTCATCCTTTCCTATGTCATCG GTACTGCCAGCGTGGCTAGGGCCTGGAGCTCTGCCTTCGACAGTCTGATTGGGAACCACATTTCATTGGCCCTCCGGGGTACTGTCTCTCTGCACGTGCCCCGAGTCTTGGCAGAGTACCCGGACTTCTTCGCCCTTGGCCTTGTGCTGCTGCTCACTG ggctgctggcactGGGGGCCAGTGAGTCAGCATTGGTGACCAAGATCTTCACAGGTGTGAACCTGCTGGTTCTGGGCTTTATCATTATCGCTGGTTTCATCAAGGGTGACACCCACAACTGGCAGCTCACACAGAAAGACTATGAAGAAGAGGCCTCTGGACGTAATGCCAATCACAG CCTTGGAAGTTTGGGCTCTGGGGGCTTTGTGCCATTCGGGGTAGACGGTATCCTCCGTGGGGCAGCCACCTGTTTCTATGCGTTTGTTGGCTTTGACTGCATCGCCACTACCG GGGAGGAGGCCCGGGACCCCCAGCGCTCCATCCCCATGGGCATCGTGGTCTCCCTGTTGGTCTGTTTCGTGGCCTATTTCGGTGTCTCGGCTGCGCTCACTCTCATGATGCCATACTACCTGCTGCAACCTGAGAGCCCCTTGCCAGAGGCCTTTGGTTATGTGGGCTGGGCCCCTGCCCGATACCTCGTGGCTGTTGGCTCCCTTTGTGCTCTCTCCACCAG CCTCCTGGGCTCCATGTTCCCCATGCCTCGAGTGATCTACGCCATGGCAGAGGATGGCCTTCTGTTTCAGGCTTTTGCTCGAGTCCATTCCCGGACACACACCCCACTTGTGGCCACGTTTGTCTCGGGCATCACTGCAG CCCTGATGGCGTTTCTTTTTGAGCTCAATGATCTTGTGGACCTCATGTCAATTGGGACACTGCTTGCCTACTCCCTGGTGGCCGTTTGTGTTCTCATCCTCAG GTACCAGCCTCATGAACTAATACAGCCAAAGGTGGATCAGGCCGTGGAACTGCAGTGGCCACAGGAGGATAAGGAGGAGCCAGAGCCTGAGAATGAGCTCCTGACCCTGCGGAGCCTACTCTGCCCATCCCACTCTGTGCCCACCCAGCTCTCTGGTCATATTGTCTATGTAGCTGTCTCCATTCTTG CGGTGGTGATGATCAGCCTGTGCTTGGTGCTGGCCCACTGGGCAGAGCAGCTGAGGGCTGGGAACCCCACCTGGGTTACTGTGAGTGCCCTGCTCCTGGTGCTACTCATCGTGACTGTTACCATCATTTGGAGGCAGCCCCAGAGCCCAACTAGTCTCCATTTCAAG GTGCCCGCACTGCCTTTCCTCCCAGTACTGAGCATCTTTGTGAATGTTTATCTCATGATGCAGATGAAGGCTGGCACCTGGGCCCGATTTGGGGTCTGGATGGTGGTTG ggtttGCCATCTACTTCACCTATGGGATCCGGAACAGCCTGGAGGGGCAGAATGAGCCAG